From a region of the Sphingopyxis sp. YR583 genome:
- a CDS encoding ThuA domain-containing protein, with the protein MAHETARGDEVKLTLAAALLLALQAPAAAPDPRRPAPTFDSVAPELPVLARPAVLIVSKTNGYRHDSIEQAVPAIEALVARRGWSSFATENAAVFNPEQLAKFDVIVFANASGDITTTAQREAFQAWIAKGGGFVGLHSAGDGSHPDWFVRMRGNGNFTGHPGGADQFQRTNLTVERRNHPATRHLPAIWPWTDEYYSWDAAPGADAHILARLDEKTMRLDPKLQMGDHALIWWRCEGRARIFYSALGHKAEAWSDPVHMRMIDGAIAWAARKEGMGCD; encoded by the coding sequence GTGGCACATGAAACCGCGCGAGGCGACGAAGTGAAGCTCACGCTCGCCGCCGCGCTGCTGCTCGCGCTGCAGGCCCCCGCCGCCGCACCCGACCCCCGCCGCCCGGCGCCGACCTTCGACAGCGTGGCGCCCGAGCTGCCCGTGCTCGCCCGCCCTGCGGTGCTGATCGTCAGCAAGACCAACGGCTATCGCCACGACAGCATCGAACAGGCGGTGCCGGCGATCGAAGCGCTGGTCGCCAGGCGCGGCTGGAGCAGCTTCGCGACCGAAAATGCTGCGGTGTTCAACCCCGAACAGCTCGCCAAATTCGACGTCATCGTCTTCGCCAACGCCAGCGGCGACATCACCACCACCGCGCAGCGCGAGGCATTTCAGGCGTGGATCGCCAAAGGCGGCGGTTTCGTCGGCCTCCACAGTGCGGGCGACGGCAGCCACCCCGACTGGTTCGTCAGGATGCGCGGCAACGGCAATTTTACCGGCCATCCGGGCGGGGCCGACCAGTTCCAGCGGACGAACCTGACCGTCGAGCGCCGCAACCATCCCGCGACGCGCCACCTGCCCGCGATCTGGCCGTGGACCGACGAATATTATAGCTGGGACGCCGCGCCCGGGGCCGACGCGCACATCCTTGCCCGGCTCGACGAGAAGACGATGCGGCTCGATCCGAAGCTGCAAATGGGCGACCATGCGCTGATCTGGTGGCGCTGCGAAGGCCGGGCGCGGATCTTCTACTCCGCGCTCGGGCACAAGGCTGAGGCGTGGTCCGACCCGGTCCATATGCGCATGATCGACGGCGCGATCGCATGGGCCGCGCGCAAGGAAGGCATGGGCTGCGACTAA
- a CDS encoding DUF1801 domain-containing protein, protein MAADLIDAKIAGLGDWRGATLARLRALIHAADPEVEETVKWQKPTNPAGVPVWEHAGILCTGETYKDKVKLTFAKGAALADPARLFNSSLDGNARRAIDLFEGDMVDEAAFRALVRAAVEANLEKSARPKKG, encoded by the coding sequence ATGGCAGCGGATCTGATCGACGCGAAGATCGCGGGGCTCGGCGACTGGCGCGGCGCGACGCTGGCCCGGCTGCGCGCGCTGATCCACGCTGCCGACCCGGAGGTCGAGGAGACGGTGAAGTGGCAGAAGCCGACCAATCCCGCGGGCGTCCCGGTGTGGGAGCATGCCGGTATCCTCTGCACCGGCGAGACCTATAAGGACAAGGTCAAGCTGACCTTTGCCAAGGGCGCAGCGCTTGCCGATCCCGCCCGGCTGTTCAATTCGAGCCTCGACGGCAACGCGCGCCGCGCGATCGACCTGTTCGAGGGCGATATGGTCGACGAAGCGGCTTTCAGGGCATTGGTGCGTGCGGCGGTCGAGGCCAATCTCGAAAAGTCGGCGCGTCCGAAGAAAGGATGA
- a CDS encoding DUF1801 domain-containing protein has translation MTETGPVLLSGGNPQIAKGYGDTPVQAYIAAMPGWKSAVWARLDTLIERTVPGVAKAVKWNSPLYGPPGQPDEPTHWFLSIHCFDRYIKVAFFRGQSLTPVPPVASKSGDTRYFHIHEDDKVDEAAFADWVKQAAALPGEKM, from the coding sequence GTGACCGAAACCGGACCCGTGCTGCTGTCGGGCGGCAATCCGCAGATTGCCAAAGGCTATGGCGACACGCCGGTGCAGGCCTATATCGCGGCGATGCCGGGGTGGAAGTCGGCCGTGTGGGCGCGGCTCGATACGCTGATCGAAAGGACGGTTCCGGGGGTCGCCAAGGCGGTCAAATGGAACTCGCCACTCTATGGCCCGCCGGGGCAACCCGATGAGCCGACGCACTGGTTCCTGAGCATCCATTGCTTCGACCGCTATATCAAGGTCGCCTTCTTTCGCGGCCAGTCGCTGACACCCGTGCCGCCGGTCGCGTCGAAAAGCGGCGACACGCGCTATTTCCACATCCATGAAGACGACAAGGTCGACGAGGCGGCGTTCGCGGACTGGGTGAAACAGGCGGCGGCGCTGCCGGGCGAGAAGATGTGA
- a CDS encoding nuclear transport factor 2 family protein, with protein MLTTLLTLAAATATPAPAASPADLSAIEATCFDYVDGQLEGDTERVKRALHPDLAKRRVLGDTPDERLGLQRMSREELVDLTKRGALKTPRDQWNRSCRILDVAGDAAAVRVETPWFVDYFHMGKFGERWVIVNAMWHMKPREATK; from the coding sequence ATGCTGACCACCCTGCTCACCCTCGCCGCTGCGACCGCAACGCCCGCGCCAGCCGCATCCCCCGCCGACCTCTCGGCGATCGAGGCGACCTGCTTCGACTATGTCGACGGCCAGCTCGAAGGCGACACCGAGCGCGTCAAACGCGCGCTCCACCCCGACCTCGCCAAGCGCCGCGTGCTCGGCGACACCCCCGACGAGCGGCTCGGCCTGCAGCGCATGAGCCGCGAGGAGCTGGTCGACCTGACGAAGCGCGGGGCGCTCAAGACGCCGCGCGATCAATGGAACCGCTCGTGCCGCATCCTCGACGTCGCGGGCGACGCCGCGGCGGTGCGCGTCGAAACGCCGTGGTTCGTCGATTATTTCCATATGGGCAAATTCGGCGAGCGCTGGGTGATCGTCAACGCGATGTGGCACATGAAACCGCGCGAGGCGACGAAGTGA